A window of the Arachis duranensis cultivar V14167 chromosome 5, aradu.V14167.gnm2.J7QH, whole genome shotgun sequence genome harbors these coding sequences:
- the LOC107487037 gene encoding transcription factor bHLH131, with amino-acid sequence MGMQRVRNHYYSGAQILRSSSITPYDYIFTKPRSKAADKKQAAVKHSQAEKRRRMRINTQYEALKNLFQNKTKTDKASLLATTIEIVKNLRKNSILQEASSSSKKEMNKVTNQKKMQEACSPRNDDVFPSWEDKWSLKHEEDLMKATLNCEDKPGLMSTIAKAMGSVEAKVVKAEMVNVGGRTRVVLWVKDSNGDRKGEEILKRTLSTLMQRPVPKKRRFTQ; translated from the exons ATGGGCATGCAGCGAGTTCGAAATCACTATTACTCTGGAGCTCAAATTCTAAGGAGTTCTTCAATAACACCATATGATTACATCTTCACAAAGCCAAGATCAAAGGCAGCGGACAAAAAACAAGCAGCTGTAAAACACAGTCAAGCAGAAAAGAGACGCAGGATGAGAATCAACACTCAATATGAGGCCCTCAAAAACCTCTTCCAAAATAAAACCAAA ACGGACAAGGCATCATTATTGGCAACTACTAttgaaatagttaaaaatttgagaaaaaatagTATTCTACAGGAAGCTTCTAGTAGCTCAAAGAAGGAAATGAATAAGGTTACTAACCAGAAGAAAATGCAAGAAGCTTGTAGCCCAAGAAATGATGATGTGTTTCCTAGTTGGGAAGACAAGTGGAGTCTAAAACATGAAGAGGATCTAATGAAGGCTACATTGAATTGTGAGGATAAGCCAGGATTGATGTCAACAATAGCAAAGGCAATGGGGTCAGTGGAAGCCAAGGTTGTAAAGGCTGAGATGGTGAATGTTGGAGGAAGAACTAGGGTTGTGTTGTGGGTCAAAGATTCCAATGGTGATCGTAAAGGTGAAGAGATTCTCAAGAGGACACTCAGTACTCTCATGCAAAGGCCAGTCCCTAAAAAGAGGCGTTTTACTCAATAA